The following proteins come from a genomic window of Negativicutes bacterium:
- a CDS encoding nitroreductase: MDLKDCIITRHSVRKYAEKKLSKEVILDLLETAVKAPTATNSQPWAFTIIQDINLLQEISTAGKKDVLTLISQADTPLKKYSKLMSDENFNLFYNAETLIIISGKTETLHPIEDCSLVAQNLMLYAHNQGLGTCWIGFATHYLNSAEMKEKLNIPPNYNVIAPIIVGYPEKNQPPIPKKDPQILNWL, encoded by the coding sequence ATAGATTTAAAAGATTGTATAATAACCAGGCATTCTGTACGAAAGTATGCTGAAAAAAAATTATCAAAAGAAGTAATCTTAGATTTATTGGAAACCGCTGTTAAAGCTCCAACTGCAACAAATTCACAGCCCTGGGCTTTCACAATAATTCAAGATATTAACTTATTACAAGAAATATCAACTGCCGGAAAAAAGGATGTCTTAACCTTAATCAGTCAAGCAGATACACCTTTGAAAAAATACTCTAAGTTGATGTCCGATGAAAACTTTAATTTATTTTATAATGCTGAAACTTTGATTATTATCTCCGGTAAAACTGAAACCTTACATCCTATTGAAGACTGTTCACTAGTCGCACAAAATCTTATGTTATATGCCCATAACCAAGGGCTTGGAACTTGTTGGATTGGTTTTGCCACACATTATTTGAATTCAGCAGAAATGAAAGAAAAATTAAATATTCCGCCAAATTACAATGTTATTGCACCGATTATCGTCGGCTACCCTGAGAAAAATCAACCACCGATTCCTAAAAAAGACCCACAAATTTTGAATTGGCTCTGA